Proteins encoded by one window of Halomonas chromatireducens:
- a CDS encoding histone deacetylase family protein, translating to MITFHSEATKLRRAKTELNEGLLVAPFECPERVDLVLERVRATGLGAVQAPTRYGLEPVLAVHDAAYVEFLASCWEEWKAIGMAGEAIPNIWPSRSMPGTRVPEHIEGRLGYYAQTGETSICANTFEAADISKDIALSALGHTLKTGEPSFGLCRPPGHHASSDQFGGYCFFNNAAIAADQALKHGLSRVAVLDIDFHHGNGTQEIFYSRDDVIVVSLHGDPLHCFPYYLGHADETGSGRGEGFNINYPMPPGTGYARWSAALDEGLARIGQSGAELLVVSLGVDTFEHDPISSFTLKSEDYPDIGRRLAELGLPTVFLLEGGYAVEEIGINVVNVLSGFETA from the coding sequence ATGATCACGTTCCACAGCGAGGCAACCAAGCTGCGTCGTGCCAAGACCGAGCTCAACGAAGGGCTGCTGGTCGCCCCCTTCGAGTGCCCCGAGCGGGTCGACCTGGTGCTAGAGCGGGTGCGGGCGACCGGGCTTGGTGCGGTTCAGGCACCGACTCGCTATGGTCTCGAGCCCGTACTGGCTGTGCATGATGCCGCCTACGTGGAGTTCCTGGCCAGCTGCTGGGAGGAGTGGAAAGCCATCGGCATGGCGGGCGAGGCGATCCCCAACATCTGGCCGTCCCGCTCCATGCCCGGCACACGGGTCCCCGAGCATATCGAGGGGCGGCTCGGCTACTACGCCCAGACCGGTGAGACCTCGATCTGTGCCAATACCTTCGAAGCCGCCGATATCAGCAAGGACATTGCCCTGTCGGCGCTGGGCCATACCCTCAAGACCGGCGAGCCGAGCTTCGGTCTGTGTCGCCCGCCGGGGCATCATGCGTCGTCGGATCAGTTCGGCGGCTACTGCTTCTTCAACAACGCGGCCATTGCCGCCGATCAGGCCCTGAAGCATGGCCTCTCGCGGGTAGCGGTGCTGGATATCGACTTCCACCATGGAAACGGCACCCAGGAAATCTTCTATTCCCGTGACGACGTGATCGTCGTTTCGCTGCACGGCGATCCCCTGCACTGCTTTCCCTACTACCTGGGGCACGCCGATGAGACCGGCAGCGGCCGGGGCGAGGGCTTCAATATCAACTACCCTATGCCGCCCGGTACCGGCTATGCCCGCTGGTCGGCCGCCCTCGATGAAGGTCTGGCGCGCATTGGTCAGTCCGGCGCCGAGCTGCTTGTCGTGTCGCTGGGAGTGGACACCTTCGAGCACGACCCGATCAGCAGCTTCACACTGAAAAGCGAGGACTACCCGGATATCGGCCGGCGCCTGGCCGAGCTTGGGCTGCCCACCGTCTTCCTGCTCGAAGGGGGCTACGCGGTGGAAGAGATCGGCATCAACGTGGTCAATGTGCTGAGCGGCTTCGAAACCGCCTGA
- a CDS encoding LysR family transcriptional regulator, whose product MADVNIHSLKSLAIFKTLYEAGTASQAARTLGITQSGVSRSLAQLEENLGIQLFLREKNRLVATPEAREVYDEILRLMGNIEELRHSVLALKEFGTSRLRIAAIPGLSFGFVPRLVAALLEENRQFSVSLDMMSSHEVQLAVESSHADIGFVTLPITSRVLQVDPWFTTEAVCLVPERHPLAMRGCVEVEDLRDQHLVISNQPSISTNPLLELTSQHRVQIAGKTEANIGTITALVASHVGITVMNPITAQDQLTPRDGVVMRPFSPAMAFSFGLVYRNDWKQARVLDFLRQRGRVLLESYGESMT is encoded by the coding sequence ATGGCTGATGTCAACATCCACTCGCTCAAGTCGCTGGCGATCTTCAAGACACTGTATGAAGCGGGTACCGCTTCCCAGGCGGCACGCACGCTTGGGATCACCCAGTCGGGGGTGAGTCGCTCACTGGCGCAACTTGAGGAAAACCTGGGAATCCAGCTGTTCCTGCGAGAGAAGAATCGCCTGGTGGCGACCCCGGAAGCGCGGGAGGTCTATGACGAGATCCTGCGTCTGATGGGCAATATCGAGGAGCTGCGACATAGCGTGCTGGCGCTCAAGGAGTTCGGTACATCGCGGCTGCGCATCGCCGCTATTCCCGGGCTGTCGTTCGGCTTCGTGCCCCGGCTGGTGGCCGCGCTACTGGAGGAGAACCGGCAGTTCAGCGTCAGCCTAGACATGATGTCGAGCCATGAGGTGCAACTTGCCGTGGAGTCGAGCCATGCCGACATCGGCTTCGTTACACTGCCCATTACCTCGCGGGTGCTGCAGGTGGACCCCTGGTTTACCACCGAGGCGGTCTGCCTGGTGCCAGAACGGCATCCCCTGGCGATGAGGGGGTGTGTCGAGGTGGAGGATCTGCGCGACCAGCACCTGGTGATCAGCAACCAGCCGAGCATCAGTACCAACCCACTGCTGGAGCTGACCAGTCAGCATCGCGTGCAGATCGCCGGCAAGACGGAGGCCAATATCGGCACCATCACGGCGCTGGTGGCCAGCCATGTCGGCATTACCGTGATGAATCCGATTACTGCCCAGGACCAGCTCACCCCCCGGGATGGGGTGGTCATGCGGCCTTTCTCGCCGGCCATGGCGTTCAGCTTCGGGCTGGTCTATCGCAACGACTGGAAGCAGGCCAGGGTGCTCGACTTCCTTCGCCAGCGGGGCAGGGTGCTGCTCGAGAGCTACGGTGAGTCCATGACCTAG
- a CDS encoding aspartate aminotransferase family protein: protein MDPSPLFYQAGPALPEVSHARGVYLWDEAGREYLDGCSGAISCNLGHGRPDIRDAMLAQLDRVAFTYRTQFENAPAVALAKALVGLTHDQLQKVFFVSSGSEAVESALKLARQYFVASGEPERRRFVSLRPSYHGSTLGALGVTGYQPLEAPFTDITIGSLKVAGPDFYRHADADDTLHVERILAETRAAMEAADPDTIAAFILEPVGGASTGARMLGQAYLERIRALCDEFGCLLILDEVLTGVGRTGTWFAYQHYGVTPDLLATAKGLGAGYYPVGAVLARADIVEAVMGSGGFQHGHTYAGNPLACATALAVVEAIQREGVLSNVAARGCELEAGLEALKARFAWVGDVRGLGLLWGVELVADSDTKAPFPAEQNRFARITALAKEEGLLIYPRRTLDGVAGDHFLVTPPLTIDAADTAELLARLERAMVRFDHELSAAAPANALTP from the coding sequence ATGGACCCATCTCCCCTTTTCTACCAGGCCGGTCCGGCCCTGCCCGAAGTCAGTCATGCCCGGGGCGTCTATCTGTGGGACGAAGCCGGACGGGAATATCTCGACGGCTGCTCCGGCGCCATTTCCTGCAACCTGGGGCATGGTCGCCCTGACATCCGGGATGCCATGCTCGCCCAGCTCGACCGGGTGGCCTTCACCTATCGCACCCAGTTTGAAAATGCTCCCGCAGTGGCCCTGGCCAAGGCCCTGGTCGGCTTGACGCACGATCAACTGCAAAAAGTCTTCTTCGTCTCCAGCGGCTCGGAGGCGGTTGAATCGGCGCTCAAGCTGGCACGCCAGTACTTCGTTGCCTCGGGTGAACCAGAGCGGCGCCGCTTCGTCTCCCTTCGCCCCTCCTATCATGGCAGCACCCTGGGGGCACTGGGCGTAACGGGCTATCAGCCGTTGGAAGCGCCCTTCACCGACATCACCATCGGCTCGCTCAAGGTGGCCGGCCCCGACTTCTATCGCCATGCCGATGCTGACGACACCCTGCATGTGGAGCGCATCCTCGCCGAGACCCGCGCTGCCATGGAAGCGGCCGATCCCGACACCATCGCGGCCTTTATCCTTGAGCCCGTGGGCGGCGCCAGCACTGGTGCCCGAATGCTCGGGCAGGCCTATCTCGAGCGCATTCGTGCCCTGTGTGACGAGTTCGGCTGCCTGCTGATCCTCGATGAAGTACTGACCGGCGTCGGTCGTACCGGCACCTGGTTCGCCTATCAGCACTATGGCGTCACACCGGACCTACTGGCCACCGCCAAGGGGCTTGGCGCCGGCTACTACCCGGTGGGGGCGGTACTCGCCCGCGCCGACATCGTCGAAGCCGTCATGGGCTCTGGCGGCTTCCAGCACGGGCATACCTACGCCGGCAATCCACTCGCCTGTGCCACCGCGCTGGCGGTGGTGGAAGCCATACAGCGCGAAGGCGTACTCAGCAACGTGGCCGCACGCGGCTGCGAACTGGAGGCTGGACTCGAGGCACTCAAGGCCCGCTTCGCCTGGGTGGGCGACGTTCGTGGCCTGGGGCTGCTTTGGGGGGTGGAGCTGGTCGCCGACAGCGATACCAAGGCGCCTTTCCCCGCCGAGCAGAACCGTTTTGCACGGATAACGGCGCTGGCCAAGGAGGAAGGCCTGCTGATCTATCCGCGACGCACCCTGGATGGCGTTGCGGGCGACCATTTCCTGGTCACCCCGCCACTGACCATCGACGCCGCTGATACGGCCGAGCTGCTCGCCCGGCTCGAGCGTGCCATGGTGCGCTTCGACCATGAGTTGAGCGCGGCGGCGCCAGCAAATGCACTGACCCCCTGA
- a CDS encoding CoA transferase subunit A: MTLLNQKYCLIEEAIAAIPDGASIMIGGFGSPGTPFALIDELLDQGQRDLTLIKNDANEPGIGISKLIEAGRVSRLITSHIGLNRVAIEAMNRGELHVAMHPQGLLAEKIRSAGAGHHGFLTDIGQGTEIAAGRREIEMDGRRWGIEPALYADFALVHAERADRYGNLIYRATASNFNPLMAMAADIVIAQAYRVDEPGSLPLEAVHTPCAFVSQVVQVAPATSEQGRRAHVG, translated from the coding sequence ATGACGCTACTCAACCAGAAATATTGCCTCATCGAGGAGGCCATAGCCGCTATCCCGGATGGCGCCTCGATCATGATCGGCGGGTTCGGCTCACCGGGCACGCCCTTCGCCCTGATCGACGAACTGCTGGACCAGGGCCAGCGCGATCTCACCCTGATAAAGAACGATGCCAATGAACCTGGGATCGGCATCAGCAAGCTGATCGAGGCCGGCCGCGTCAGCCGCCTGATTACCTCGCACATCGGACTCAATCGAGTGGCCATCGAGGCAATGAACCGGGGCGAGCTCCATGTAGCGATGCACCCCCAGGGGCTGCTGGCAGAAAAGATACGCAGCGCCGGGGCCGGTCACCACGGCTTTCTCACCGACATCGGTCAGGGCACAGAGATTGCTGCCGGCCGCCGTGAAATCGAAATGGACGGCCGCAGATGGGGCATCGAGCCGGCACTCTATGCCGACTTCGCCCTGGTCCACGCCGAGCGCGCCGACCGCTATGGCAACCTGATCTACCGCGCCACCGCGAGCAATTTCAACCCGCTGATGGCCATGGCCGCCGATATCGTCATCGCCCAGGCCTACCGGGTCGACGAACCCGGCAGCCTGCCACTCGAAGCGGTCCATACCCCCTGCGCCTTCGTCAGCCAGGTGGTCCAGGTCGCTCCCGCCACCAGCGAACAGGGGAGGCGCGCCCATGTCGGCTGA
- a CDS encoding 3-oxoacid CoA-transferase subunit B: MSADQQRILARAAREVIPGQIVNLGIGLPTRLFHYLPDEMEVLVHSENGVLGSRPRKDGESPDYDMIDSGGAYIATRPGASVFDSAISFAMIRRSRVDLTFMGAFEVDELGNLANWKIPGKFSPGIGGAMELAQKVKRLVILCSHNDKHGKPKILQRCRLPLTAEHCVSRIITDKAVMDVTPEGLAVVDIAEGLGIDELRGATEANLIIDERRLGRF, encoded by the coding sequence ATGTCGGCTGATCAGCAACGCATACTCGCTCGCGCCGCTCGGGAAGTGATACCGGGCCAGATCGTCAACCTGGGCATTGGCCTGCCCACCCGGCTGTTTCACTACCTGCCGGACGAAATGGAAGTGCTGGTGCATTCGGAGAACGGCGTGCTGGGCTCTCGCCCGCGCAAGGACGGCGAGTCACCAGACTACGACATGATCGACTCCGGGGGCGCCTACATCGCTACCCGCCCCGGCGCCAGCGTATTCGACAGTGCCATTTCCTTCGCCATGATCCGTCGCAGTCGGGTAGACCTCACTTTCATGGGTGCCTTCGAAGTGGATGAGCTTGGCAACCTGGCCAATTGGAAGATACCCGGCAAGTTCTCGCCGGGCATCGGCGGCGCCATGGAACTGGCACAGAAGGTCAAGCGCCTGGTGATCCTCTGCTCGCACAACGACAAGCACGGCAAGCCCAAGATCCTGCAGCGTTGTCGTCTCCCGCTCACCGCCGAGCACTGCGTGTCACGCATCATCACCGACAAGGCGGTGATGGACGTGACCCCGGAAGGTCTTGCCGTGGTGGATATCGCCGAGGGGCTTGGCATTGATGAGCTGCGTGGGGCCACCGAAGCCAACTTGATTATCGACGAGCGTCGACTGGGGAGGTTCTGA
- a CDS encoding ArgE/DapE family deacylase: protein MLTTTEKRIVERCEALMDDTLALTRDLVRGYSVLGEEHGALATMERWFERLELPATRVPLDAPGFAEHPHRAPTEWSCDGRYNLVSRLNAGASGPHLVFNGHLDVVPAEPLDMWTRPPWEPWEKDGWLYGRGAGDMKAGIAAMVMAVQAVRQAGVPIDFPLSLQTVIEEECTGNGALACLHQGYSGDFVLIPEPFGSQIYAGQVGVLWFRMRIDGVPAHVLDTRAGSNAIETLIEYLPAFKALENEINALPRQAPYDSLDSPFNLSIGKIEGGNWASSVPAHAVLEGRVGFPPGMTPDEAMNRVRRCIESRHTELADGSPAPRVEFHGFRSEGFLVDLETPGIELLSRCHQDLLGEPPRTYLSTCTTDLRAFHVSGEINGTCYGPVAQRIHGVDECVEIDSIRHVLTTYALFIHRWGELAGAGGNTT from the coding sequence ATGCTGACCACCACCGAGAAGCGCATCGTCGAGCGCTGCGAGGCGCTGATGGACGACACCCTGGCGCTGACCCGCGACCTGGTGCGCGGCTACAGCGTACTGGGCGAGGAGCATGGCGCGCTCGCGACCATGGAACGCTGGTTCGAGCGTCTCGAGCTGCCGGCCACCCGGGTACCGCTTGACGCCCCCGGCTTCGCCGAGCACCCTCACCGCGCTCCAACCGAGTGGTCGTGCGACGGACGCTACAACCTGGTGTCCCGGCTCAACGCCGGCGCCAGCGGGCCACATCTGGTCTTCAATGGCCACCTGGACGTAGTGCCCGCCGAACCCCTCGACATGTGGACCCGACCGCCCTGGGAACCCTGGGAGAAGGACGGCTGGCTCTATGGCCGTGGCGCCGGCGACATGAAGGCCGGCATCGCCGCCATGGTCATGGCCGTGCAGGCGGTACGCCAGGCCGGCGTTCCCATCGACTTTCCCCTGTCCCTGCAGACAGTGATCGAGGAGGAGTGTACCGGCAACGGCGCACTGGCCTGCCTGCACCAGGGGTATAGCGGTGACTTCGTGCTGATTCCGGAACCCTTCGGCAGCCAGATCTATGCTGGCCAGGTGGGCGTACTCTGGTTTCGCATGCGCATCGACGGCGTGCCGGCCCACGTGCTCGACACCCGCGCCGGCAGCAACGCTATCGAAACGCTGATCGAGTACCTGCCCGCCTTCAAGGCGCTGGAGAACGAGATCAACGCGCTGCCGCGTCAGGCGCCCTACGACAGCCTGGATAGCCCCTTCAATCTCAGCATCGGCAAGATCGAGGGCGGCAACTGGGCATCCAGCGTGCCGGCCCATGCCGTGCTCGAAGGCCGCGTAGGGTTTCCGCCCGGCATGACGCCCGATGAAGCCATGAACCGCGTTCGCCGGTGCATCGAGTCTCGCCATACCGAACTCGCCGATGGCAGCCCCGCCCCCCGGGTGGAATTCCACGGCTTCCGCTCAGAGGGCTTTCTGGTCGACCTCGAAACGCCAGGTATCGAACTCCTCTCCCGCTGCCATCAGGACCTGCTCGGTGAGCCACCGAGGACCTATCTCTCCACCTGCACCACCGACCTGCGCGCCTTCCACGTCAGCGGCGAAATCAATGGCACCTGCTACGGCCCGGTGGCCCAGCGGATCCACGGCGTCGACGAGTGCGTGGAGATCGACTCGATTCGACACGTTCTCACCACCTATGCCCTGTTCATTCACCGCTGGGGAGAGCTAGCCGGTGCCGGAGGAAACACAACATGA